One genomic segment of Pantanalinema sp. includes these proteins:
- a CDS encoding TolC family protein: MNLRLTLTALALAGVVCAPSSAYAAGTLGLGEAIAIAQRNNLSVAASDAKIAQAKSQINQTYAGLYPQLTLTSSAVNYNIIDSNALIGGLGGMGGLGGGLGGGLSGATGMGGSFGLIQNSLSVSQVLFDGFQTASALKIADASVKMSELDRSNQLRKSAYDTARGYLQVLKASSLREVALRAVEQSQSHLEVARIKERAGTGTRFDVLQAEAQLANVQGQLRSVTNTVELARLSLGTTMGEPVGDRRLAPDLALPRLEATMDLNLQDAVENRPEFQTLVLKRRIDEATVDLNRKANLPKAQAQAQYSQQGLGTGRNFMLMAGLSWTVLDWGKAEAKVSASTLDLAQTDLSIESARRNLSMDVQSSLLNRQDARDRVAIAQKGLQVSQESHRMSQVRYSAGVGTGYEVIDAQTQLVQAQNNYVQATYDLQSAEVGLAQALGVDLSEAVNRKSAAQPKGSSELSMNSPELSKNSPELSKKGY; the protein is encoded by the coding sequence ATGAACCTCCGTCTGACCCTCACCGCGCTCGCGCTCGCAGGCGTGGTCTGCGCGCCGTCGAGCGCGTACGCCGCCGGCACCCTCGGCCTGGGCGAGGCGATCGCCATCGCCCAGCGCAACAACCTCTCGGTGGCCGCGAGCGACGCGAAGATCGCCCAGGCCAAGAGCCAGATCAACCAGACCTACGCCGGCCTCTATCCCCAGCTCACCCTCACCAGCAGCGCCGTCAACTACAACATCATCGACTCCAACGCCCTGATCGGCGGGCTGGGCGGGATGGGTGGCCTCGGCGGCGGCCTGGGCGGTGGCCTCTCCGGGGCGACCGGGATGGGCGGCTCGTTCGGCCTGATCCAGAACTCGCTCTCGGTCAGCCAGGTCCTCTTCGACGGCTTCCAGACCGCCTCGGCCCTCAAGATCGCCGATGCCAGCGTCAAGATGAGTGAGCTCGATCGCTCCAACCAGCTGCGAAAGTCCGCCTACGACACGGCCAGGGGCTACCTCCAGGTGCTCAAGGCTTCGTCGCTGCGCGAGGTCGCGCTGCGCGCGGTCGAGCAGTCCCAGTCCCACCTGGAGGTAGCGCGGATCAAGGAGCGAGCGGGCACCGGCACGCGTTTCGACGTGCTGCAGGCCGAAGCGCAGCTCGCCAACGTCCAGGGCCAGCTGCGCAGCGTCACCAACACCGTGGAGCTCGCGCGCCTGAGCCTCGGGACGACCATGGGCGAGCCCGTGGGCGATCGAAGGCTCGCCCCGGATCTCGCGCTGCCCAGGCTCGAGGCCACCATGGACCTCAACCTGCAGGACGCCGTCGAGAACCGTCCCGAGTTCCAGACCCTGGTGCTCAAGCGCCGGATCGATGAGGCCACCGTTGACCTCAACCGGAAGGCGAACCTGCCCAAGGCCCAGGCCCAGGCGCAGTACAGCCAGCAGGGGCTCGGCACCGGCCGCAACTTCATGCTGATGGCGGGCCTCTCATGGACCGTGCTGGACTGGGGCAAGGCCGAGGCCAAGGTGTCCGCCTCCACGCTCGACCTGGCGCAGACCGACCTCAGCATCGAGTCGGCCCGGCGCAACCTGTCCATGGACGTTCAGAGCTCCTTGCTGAACCGCCAGGACGCCCGCGACCGGGTGGCGATCGCCCAGAAGGGCCTGCAGGTCTCGCAGGAGTCCCACCGCATGTCGCAAGTAAGATATAGCGCGGGGGTGGGGACCGGGTATGAGGTCATCGACGCCCAGACCCAGCTGGTCCAGGCGCAGAACAACTACGTCCAGGCGACCTACGATCTCCAGTCGGCCGAAGTCGGTCTCGCCCAGGCTCTGGGCGTCGACCTCTCCGAGGCCGTGAACCGTAAGAGCGCAGCTCAGCCCAAGGGCAGCTCCGAGCTGTCTATGAACAGCCCTGAGCTGTCTAAGAACAGCCCTGAGCTGTCTAAGAAAGGATACTAA
- a CDS encoding DEAD/DEAH box helicase produces the protein MTQTQPPRFDDWCLRPELNAAVAHMGFTHPTPVQHEAFPIVAARSDVMVQSRTGTGKTLAFGLPLFERLAVGERNVKIIVIVPTRELAMQVGIELSKLARSLDTRVATLVGGAPYGEQLRALRDGAAVVVGTPGRVRDHLSRATLKLDACEAVVLDEADEILDMGFKDELEEILGKLPEGRQTLLFSATLDNDIEAIAKKYMRDPQRISMASSGVSTTIRHAFYEVSPVAKFEALANVLHVERPELAICFCHTKAETESLAERLAAEGFKVGVLNGDRVQAQRTQTLQAFRQRQISILVATDVAARGIDVRGLTHVINMGVPRNSETYVHRTGRTGRAGKDGVAITLVAPLDRSKVRRLALDLSIDGAPKPVPQAAEVQEIARESFFEELTKRTDEAQPAQWEAYAEALLENLPPARVLAVLLQDLNAATGRLPVGYEVPVPAPVRGKEKPLRDKPKRSERVERKDGARPERGQEAGMTRLTLNMGRQNRMMPGFLVQFVCRKSGINGKSIGAIEIRQHHTVFDVRDADAQRVIQAMNGQTDERGRKITVSPV, from the coding sequence TTGACTCAGACCCAGCCCCCGCGCTTCGACGACTGGTGCCTCAGGCCCGAACTCAACGCCGCCGTCGCGCACATGGGCTTCACTCACCCCACCCCGGTGCAGCATGAAGCGTTCCCGATCGTCGCCGCGCGCAGCGACGTGATGGTCCAGTCCCGCACGGGAACCGGCAAGACGCTGGCCTTCGGACTGCCGCTCTTCGAGCGCCTGGCGGTGGGCGAGCGCAACGTCAAGATCATCGTCATCGTGCCCACCCGCGAGCTCGCGATGCAGGTCGGGATCGAGCTGAGCAAGCTCGCCCGCAGCCTCGACACGCGCGTGGCGACCCTGGTGGGCGGTGCGCCTTACGGCGAGCAGCTCCGGGCCCTGCGCGACGGCGCCGCCGTCGTGGTCGGCACCCCCGGCCGCGTGCGCGACCACCTGAGCCGCGCCACCCTCAAGCTCGACGCCTGCGAGGCGGTCGTCCTGGACGAGGCCGACGAGATCCTGGACATGGGCTTCAAGGACGAGCTCGAGGAGATCCTCGGCAAGCTTCCCGAGGGGCGCCAGACCCTTCTGTTCTCGGCCACCCTCGATAACGACATCGAGGCGATCGCCAAGAAGTACATGCGCGATCCCCAGCGCATCTCCATGGCGTCGAGCGGGGTCTCGACCACCATCCGCCATGCCTTCTACGAAGTCTCGCCCGTGGCGAAGTTCGAGGCCCTGGCCAACGTCCTTCACGTGGAGCGGCCCGAGCTCGCCATCTGCTTCTGCCACACCAAGGCCGAGACCGAGAGCCTCGCCGAGCGCCTCGCCGCCGAGGGCTTCAAGGTCGGCGTACTCAACGGCGATCGCGTCCAGGCCCAGCGCACCCAGACCCTCCAGGCCTTCCGCCAGCGCCAGATCTCGATCCTGGTCGCCACCGACGTGGCGGCGCGCGGCATCGACGTTCGTGGCCTGACGCACGTCATCAACATGGGCGTGCCCCGCAACTCCGAGACCTACGTCCACCGCACCGGCCGGACCGGCCGCGCGGGCAAGGACGGCGTCGCCATCACCCTGGTGGCGCCCCTCGATCGCAGCAAGGTTCGCCGCCTGGCCCTGGATCTGTCGATCGACGGCGCTCCCAAGCCCGTTCCCCAGGCCGCCGAGGTCCAGGAAATCGCGCGCGAGAGCTTCTTCGAGGAGCTCACGAAGCGCACCGACGAGGCGCAGCCCGCCCAGTGGGAGGCCTACGCCGAGGCGCTGCTCGAGAACCTCCCCCCGGCGCGCGTGCTCGCGGTCCTGCTCCAGGACCTGAACGCGGCGACCGGCAGGCTCCCGGTGGGCTACGAGGTCCCCGTCCCGGCCCCCGTTCGCGGCAAGGAGAAGCCGCTGCGCGACAAGCCCAAGCGCTCCGAGCGCGTCGAGCGCAAGGACGGTGCGCGCCCCGAGCGCGGCCAGGAAGCGGGAATGACGCGCCTGACGCTCAACATGGGGCGGCAGAACCGGATGATGCCGGGCTTCCTGGTGCAGTTCGTCTGCCGGAAGTCTGGGATCAACGGCAAGTCCATCGGCGCCATCGAGATCCGCCAGCACCACACCGTCTTCGACGTGCGCGACGCCGACGCCCAGCGCGTCATCCAGGCCATGAACGGTCAGACCGACGAGCGAGGCCGCAAGATCACCGTCTCGCCCGTTTAG
- a CDS encoding PD-(D/E)XK nuclease family protein codes for MTPLELPRISSASLKDWSVCKRRFALRYRVNRYWPGPQAKDLDPEASERIRTGQVFHRLVQQHALGLDVAPVLEAEAATLSRLAGLWGMFVRSDHAVPPARSWTEAPLHFQFRGVPFMVRYDRLVQDGTAWRILDWKTGKETRAVLQASWQTRLYRFALVEAGHVYNGGEPIPPEAVRMVYWDVNKAQEVAFDYDAASHEADRRAFEQVADAVLAPFDEAAPDDPRFARPTLKSECERCSFDSYCNPTRRPAAAPGAALTLPTFRLEDRP; via the coding sequence ATGACCCCCCTGGAGCTGCCGCGGATCAGCAGCGCGAGCCTCAAGGACTGGAGCGTCTGCAAGCGCCGTTTCGCCCTGCGCTACCGCGTGAACCGCTACTGGCCGGGCCCACAGGCGAAGGACCTGGACCCGGAGGCCTCCGAGCGCATCCGCACCGGCCAGGTCTTCCACCGGCTGGTCCAGCAGCACGCGCTGGGCCTCGACGTGGCCCCCGTCCTCGAGGCCGAGGCCGCGACCCTCTCTCGCCTCGCCGGGCTGTGGGGGATGTTCGTCCGCTCGGACCACGCCGTGCCCCCGGCCCGGAGCTGGACGGAGGCCCCCCTTCACTTCCAGTTCCGGGGGGTGCCCTTCATGGTCCGCTACGATCGCCTCGTCCAGGACGGCACCGCCTGGCGCATCCTGGACTGGAAGACCGGCAAGGAGACCCGCGCCGTCCTGCAGGCGAGCTGGCAGACGCGCCTCTACCGCTTCGCCCTGGTCGAGGCGGGGCACGTCTACAACGGGGGTGAGCCGATCCCCCCCGAGGCCGTGCGGATGGTCTACTGGGACGTGAACAAGGCGCAAGAAGTGGCCTTCGACTACGACGCGGCGAGCCACGAGGCGGATCGGCGCGCCTTCGAGCAGGTGGCCGATGCGGTGCTCGCCCCCTTCGACGAGGCGGCCCCGGACGATCCGCGCTTCGCGCGTCCGACGCTGAAATCGGAGTGCGAGCGCTGCTCCTTCGACTCCTACTGCAACCCGACCCGCCGGCCTGCCGCCGCGCCGGGGGCCGCCCTGACGCTCCCCACCTTCCGCCTGGAGGATCGGCCGTGA
- a CDS encoding efflux RND transporter periplasmic adaptor subunit produces MRQQLTRLMIPLLVAVTAGCHRGAKPDAKAEQPEAAPIPVSTTVVGPRAVSEDLVVNGTVIAKSQVNVMPKTSGRIIELSVAEGDRVTKGQVIARLETPELGWQLQQQKSALISAEANLDQAEDNYSRMKELAAEGVISQQQLKSALTQVRVARSQLKQSKAAISLMESQLANGTVTSPITGVVVAKGLDLGAMAGPSSSIVTVAAAGEMQVKLPIAERDLSLVREGGKVLVSSVALPGESFHGRVSEIAPMVDPQSRLIPVKVDLARNGRLKVGMNVSAAIAGPSHQGLTVPAGALVTDGAEQIVFLATSGKAQRVSVTTGVRGADWAEITGGLKGGEAVIVKGSAFVKEGLSIKPEGGAR; encoded by the coding sequence TTGCGTCAACAGCTGACGAGACTGATGATCCCGCTGCTCGTGGCCGTCACGGCAGGATGCCATCGGGGCGCCAAGCCTGACGCGAAGGCCGAGCAGCCCGAAGCCGCCCCGATCCCCGTCTCGACCACGGTGGTCGGCCCGAGAGCCGTCTCGGAGGACCTGGTCGTCAACGGCACCGTCATCGCCAAGAGCCAGGTCAACGTGATGCCAAAGACCAGCGGCCGCATCATCGAGCTGAGCGTCGCCGAGGGCGATCGCGTCACCAAGGGCCAGGTCATCGCGCGCCTCGAGACCCCCGAGCTCGGCTGGCAGCTCCAGCAGCAGAAGAGCGCGCTCATCTCGGCCGAGGCCAACCTCGACCAGGCCGAGGACAACTACAGCCGCATGAAGGAGCTGGCCGCCGAGGGCGTGATCAGCCAGCAGCAGCTCAAGAGCGCCCTCACCCAGGTGCGCGTCGCGCGCAGCCAGCTCAAGCAGAGCAAGGCCGCCATCTCCCTGATGGAGTCCCAGCTCGCCAACGGCACCGTCACCAGCCCCATCACCGGGGTCGTGGTCGCCAAGGGCCTGGACCTGGGCGCCATGGCTGGGCCCAGCTCGAGCATCGTCACCGTCGCCGCGGCCGGCGAGATGCAGGTCAAGCTCCCCATCGCCGAGCGCGACCTCTCGCTGGTGCGCGAGGGCGGCAAGGTCCTCGTCTCCTCGGTGGCGCTGCCCGGGGAGTCGTTCCACGGCCGGGTCAGCGAGATCGCCCCGATGGTCGATCCCCAGAGCCGGCTCATCCCCGTCAAGGTCGACCTGGCGCGCAACGGCCGCCTCAAGGTCGGCATGAACGTCTCGGCCGCGATCGCAGGCCCCAGCCACCAGGGCCTGACGGTCCCCGCGGGCGCGCTGGTCACCGACGGCGCCGAGCAGATCGTCTTCTTGGCCACCAGCGGCAAGGCGCAGCGCGTGAGCGTCACGACCGGCGTTCGCGGCGCGGACTGGGCCGAGATCACGGGCGGGCTCAAGGGCGGTGAAGCGGTCATCGTCAAGGGCAGCGCCTTCGTCAAGGAGGGCCTGTCGATCAAGCCCGAGGGAGGTGCCCGATGA
- the recJ gene encoding single-stranded-DNA-specific exonuclease RecJ, whose amino-acid sequence MTWHVRNADEAEVAAIAAALELPRAIARVLWLRGLRTSEQVRAFLASRDSLEFLASAPMTPGMERAVARIRRAVNAGEAMVIYGDYDCDGVTSSTLLYRYLARGMKANARAYLPDRFKDGYGVTPGAVERLAAEGAKVIVTCDNGISAHAAAEKARQLGIDLIVTDHHQVPETLPDAHAIVHPQVEFPHLRDLAGVGVAYLLAIALEGGFTGRMEHFLDLVAIGTVADMVPLDGPNRSLVWAGIRRMREARVLPGVKALGEITRTHWEEFGPQHIGFKFGPRLNAAGRLETPEIGFKLLATNDASEARALAQRLDAINADRRELNAELEHAILARIEKELDLDAEPFVVLADEAYHHGITGIVAGRIKERYRVPVLLFSHHGDGIWKGSGRSPEGLHLYEALHAAQAHLLGFGGHAQAAGCSARAEELGPLRKALNRHVEDRGWTRPPDAVWLDAELPFAEATFELLAHLDGMEPFGQKNPAPVFGLKHARLIGKRQSGKRVALQIDDGREVREVVLWRKDAETPHAIEGYTGGWVHLAYQPEINTYRGSRTLQLSARRIDPAEAPPPVDLALLAARAVATVEDRRGEQPGAVLATLDAATRVTVYANRAGLLDLPEAVQSEMRRLEAGFAGPGTGLGGTPGLVVCIDPPCDENAWTALRQSATRVVAAWDAMHETWELTPGWLQAFYGALAESPPIDLRTLAMRRAPTNPMMGLAAVAIFREAGILVERAREWALLCPPPSEIALRHLKSYQDAMEALAFRARISAAKLS is encoded by the coding sequence GTGACCTGGCACGTCCGGAACGCCGACGAGGCCGAGGTCGCGGCCATCGCCGCGGCCCTGGAGCTGCCCCGCGCGATCGCGCGGGTCCTCTGGCTGAGGGGGCTACGCACGAGCGAGCAGGTCCGGGCCTTCCTCGCGAGCCGGGACAGCCTGGAGTTCCTCGCCTCCGCGCCCATGACCCCCGGGATGGAGCGCGCCGTCGCGCGCATCCGGCGCGCGGTGAACGCCGGCGAGGCGATGGTCATCTACGGGGACTACGACTGCGACGGCGTCACCTCCTCGACCCTGCTTTACCGCTACCTCGCCAGGGGGATGAAGGCGAACGCCCGCGCCTACTTGCCCGATCGCTTCAAGGACGGCTACGGCGTCACGCCGGGCGCCGTCGAGCGGCTGGCGGCCGAGGGCGCCAAGGTGATCGTGACCTGCGACAACGGGATCTCGGCCCACGCGGCGGCCGAGAAGGCACGGCAGCTCGGGATCGACCTGATCGTGACCGACCACCACCAGGTCCCCGAGACCCTGCCCGACGCCCACGCCATCGTTCACCCCCAGGTGGAGTTCCCCCACCTCAGGGACCTCGCGGGGGTGGGGGTGGCCTACCTGCTCGCCATCGCCCTGGAGGGGGGCTTCACCGGCAGGATGGAGCACTTCCTGGACCTGGTCGCCATCGGGACGGTGGCGGACATGGTGCCCCTCGACGGTCCCAACCGCTCGCTGGTCTGGGCGGGCATCAGGCGCATGCGCGAGGCAAGGGTCCTGCCCGGGGTCAAGGCGCTCGGCGAGATCACCCGGACCCACTGGGAGGAGTTCGGACCGCAGCACATCGGCTTCAAGTTCGGCCCGCGCCTGAACGCGGCGGGCCGTCTGGAGACCCCCGAGATCGGCTTCAAGCTGCTTGCCACCAACGACGCGAGCGAAGCCCGGGCCTTGGCCCAGCGGCTCGATGCCATCAACGCCGATCGGCGCGAGCTGAACGCCGAGCTCGAACATGCGATTCTCGCGCGGATCGAAAAGGAGCTGGACCTCGACGCGGAGCCCTTCGTGGTGCTCGCCGACGAGGCCTACCACCACGGCATCACCGGCATCGTGGCCGGCCGGATAAAGGAGCGCTACCGGGTGCCGGTCCTGCTCTTCTCGCACCACGGCGACGGCATCTGGAAGGGCTCGGGCCGCAGCCCCGAGGGCCTTCACCTCTACGAGGCCCTGCACGCCGCGCAGGCGCACCTGCTCGGCTTCGGCGGCCACGCGCAGGCCGCCGGATGCTCGGCGCGCGCCGAGGAGCTCGGCCCCCTGCGAAAGGCCCTGAACCGGCACGTCGAGGACCGCGGCTGGACCCGGCCACCCGACGCGGTCTGGCTCGATGCCGAGCTGCCCTTCGCCGAGGCCACCTTCGAGCTGCTCGCGCACCTGGACGGCATGGAGCCGTTCGGCCAGAAGAACCCGGCGCCGGTCTTCGGCCTCAAGCACGCGCGCCTCATCGGGAAGCGCCAGAGCGGCAAGCGCGTGGCGCTCCAGATCGACGACGGCCGCGAGGTCCGCGAGGTCGTGCTCTGGCGCAAGGACGCCGAGACGCCTCACGCGATCGAGGGCTACACGGGAGGCTGGGTTCACCTGGCCTACCAGCCCGAGATCAACACCTATCGCGGGAGCCGAACCTTGCAGCTCTCCGCGCGCCGAATCGACCCGGCCGAGGCACCGCCGCCGGTCGATCTCGCCCTGCTCGCGGCGCGAGCGGTCGCGACGGTCGAGGACCGAAGGGGCGAGCAGCCCGGTGCGGTCCTCGCGACGCTCGATGCCGCCACCAGGGTGACCGTTTACGCGAACCGGGCAGGACTGCTCGATTTGCCGGAGGCCGTTCAGTCGGAGATGAGGCGCCTCGAGGCCGGGTTCGCGGGCCCCGGCACTGGGCTCGGCGGGACGCCGGGGCTGGTCGTCTGCATCGACCCGCCTTGCGACGAGAACGCATGGACCGCGCTGCGCCAGAGCGCCACCCGGGTGGTCGCGGCGTGGGATGCCATGCACGAGACCTGGGAGCTGACCCCGGGGTGGTTGCAGGCCTTCTACGGCGCGCTCGCGGAGTCGCCGCCCATCGACCTGAGGACCCTCGCCATGCGCCGGGCGCCGACCAACCCGATGATGGGCCTCGCGGCCGTCGCCATCTTCCGCGAGGCGGGAATCCTCGTGGAGCGCGCGCGTGAGTGGGCGCTCCTGTGCCCGCCCCCTTCCGAGATCGCTCTGCGCCACCTCAAGAGCTACCAGGATGCCATGGAGGCCCTGGCCTTCAGGGCGCGGATCTCGGCCGCCAAGTTAAGTTGA
- a CDS encoding ATP-dependent helicase — translation MTVETESLRPAQREILAYAGGKLAIAAVPGAGKTFILTRLAAKLIEEGHARPSEILILTYMRSAASTFKRRIARLLAERNLSAYGLTASTIHAFCLSVVKRHYERYAAADEAGEGLTILSEGEQELLLLPHLDAYLQDPAARREWEGRYRATGSGPRDEDPRRRCLAAARKAISAAKNFQLGPDEVEGVLGAFQPEIPYLYRAYLNELKQRRAVDYDDQVQQAIVLLETNEALRRWYQKRHRFVMEDEAQDSTPAQNRLIGLLTSLEHGGSGNLVRVGDSNQAITSSFTFNDPRFFRAFCDACAAEGRRVTMDESSRSGQPIMDLANTLVAISQEHPDPVVRDAFDRVAVRAATAGKPNPDARASKVRWRTWGSKDEERHGVLTEVRAYLQKRPEARVAVLCPTNPMAEAYMDGARLMGIPVYEGATGQVQAGPVITVLKRALHFLSIPSRRQAEAFISLLEGTQSARREPLFDLKATRSHLMSPGVLDGLIYPAEGLAPSRPASLHEADYASAVILARRCRTLLGARHLPPLELLPTIAHELLGDPGAQTLASKAAAIARDLQGRLPYQPTAEGDAWIDRDDPLAQVQAALDELAITAERRAIASTGHELAPPQPGEAEFLTLHKSKGAEYEAVWMPNLGYYFESKTWFPWRLEEVEIWDRDAFMAEQLLIHARTAPMPALSDLEHAARQVAVAERLRLLYVGITRAEANLTLSAHGFKPERMAPWHIKALTEGFGA, via the coding sequence ATGACCGTCGAGACCGAGAGCCTTCGCCCGGCCCAGCGCGAGATCCTCGCCTACGCGGGCGGCAAGCTCGCGATCGCGGCCGTCCCAGGTGCCGGCAAGACCTTCATCCTGACCCGGCTCGCGGCCAAGCTGATCGAGGAAGGACACGCCAGGCCCTCCGAGATCCTGATCCTGACCTACATGCGCTCCGCGGCGAGCACCTTCAAGCGCCGGATCGCAAGGCTGCTCGCCGAGCGCAACCTCTCGGCCTACGGCCTGACGGCGAGCACCATCCACGCCTTCTGCCTGTCGGTCGTCAAGCGCCATTACGAGCGCTATGCCGCAGCCGACGAGGCCGGCGAGGGCCTTACGATCCTCTCCGAAGGCGAGCAGGAGCTGCTGCTCCTGCCCCACCTGGACGCCTACCTCCAGGACCCCGCCGCGCGCAGGGAGTGGGAAGGGCGCTACCGCGCCACCGGTTCCGGCCCGCGCGACGAGGATCCCCGCCGGCGCTGCCTCGCCGCGGCCCGCAAGGCCATCTCGGCGGCCAAGAACTTCCAGCTCGGCCCCGACGAGGTCGAGGGGGTGCTCGGGGCGTTCCAGCCCGAGATCCCCTACCTTTACCGGGCGTACTTGAACGAGCTCAAGCAGCGGCGCGCCGTGGACTACGACGATCAGGTCCAGCAGGCGATCGTACTGCTGGAGACGAACGAGGCCCTGCGTCGCTGGTACCAGAAGCGCCACCGCTTCGTGATGGAGGACGAGGCCCAGGACTCGACCCCCGCCCAGAATCGCCTCATCGGCCTGCTCACCTCCCTTGAGCACGGGGGAAGCGGCAACCTCGTGCGAGTCGGCGACTCCAACCAGGCCATCACCAGCAGCTTCACCTTCAACGACCCGCGCTTCTTCCGCGCCTTCTGCGACGCGTGCGCCGCCGAGGGGCGCCGGGTGACCATGGACGAGAGCAGCCGCAGCGGCCAGCCCATCATGGACCTGGCCAACACCCTCGTCGCCATCTCGCAGGAGCACCCGGACCCGGTCGTGCGCGACGCCTTCGACCGCGTGGCGGTGCGCGCGGCCACCGCAGGCAAGCCGAACCCCGACGCGCGCGCCAGCAAGGTCCGCTGGAGGACCTGGGGGTCCAAGGACGAGGAGCGCCACGGCGTCCTGACCGAGGTGCGGGCCTACCTTCAAAAACGCCCCGAGGCGCGGGTCGCCGTGCTGTGCCCCACCAACCCCATGGCCGAGGCCTACATGGACGGGGCGCGCCTGATGGGGATCCCGGTCTACGAGGGGGCCACCGGTCAGGTCCAGGCGGGCCCGGTCATCACCGTCCTCAAGCGGGCCCTGCACTTCCTCTCGATCCCCTCCAGGCGCCAGGCCGAGGCCTTCATCTCCCTGCTCGAGGGCACCCAGAGCGCCCGCCGCGAGCCGCTCTTCGACCTCAAGGCGACCCGTTCGCACCTGATGAGCCCCGGCGTGCTGGACGGCTTGATCTACCCCGCCGAGGGGCTCGCCCCGAGCCGCCCCGCCTCGCTCCACGAGGCCGACTACGCCTCGGCCGTGATCCTGGCCAGGCGGTGCCGCACTTTGCTCGGGGCGCGCCACCTGCCGCCCCTGGAGCTGCTGCCGACCATCGCCCACGAGCTGCTCGGCGACCCGGGGGCCCAGACGCTCGCCTCCAAGGCCGCCGCGATCGCCCGCGACCTGCAGGGCCGCCTCCCCTATCAGCCCACGGCGGAGGGAGACGCCTGGATCGATCGCGACGATCCGCTCGCGCAGGTCCAGGCCGCGCTGGACGAGCTCGCCATCACCGCCGAGCGCCGCGCCATCGCCTCGACGGGTCACGAGCTCGCCCCTCCTCAGCCCGGCGAGGCCGAATTCTTGACCCTTCACAAGTCCAAGGGCGCCGAGTACGAGGCCGTCTGGATGCCGAACCTCGGCTACTACTTCGAGAGCAAGACCTGGTTCCCCTGGCGGCTCGAGGAGGTGGAGATCTGGGACCGGGACGCCTTCATGGCCGAGCAGCTGCTCATCCATGCAAGGACCGCGCCCATGCCGGCCCTTTCGGACCTCGAGCACGCCGCAAGGCAGGTGGCCGTGGCCGAGCGGCTGCGGCTGCTCTACGTGGGCATCACCCGGGCCGAGGCGAACCTCACGCTCTCGGCTCACGGGTTCAAGCCCGAGCGAATGGCTCCGTGGCACATCAAGGCGTTGACGGAAGGATTCGGCGCATGA
- a CDS encoding carboxypeptidase regulatory-like domain-containing protein codes for MRNIITTLALVASAAAPAIAAPAEAPLSGKVQGPDGKPLSSVFVQQQGAISSAITDEKGAFSLKLDPKGRQVLVFTAVGFVGQEVAADRAQSVTLRPVPAYRPTFAKAPAQEVAVGNAIFDTQVGLGYALRNQLVNTGGRTVEGLAVNGLVADARYRVSDAVFGVSGYRVKAPIQVSPLTTQPNPAPSVDHSEWSLSAGHIVRAAGIDFLPQLVYSNSFIAPGYATPWTGTPMDFSQSRHALALGLEAGKRFGDLEVIGRGKLPLLKSVTSSAPYALGDVTWGDVGILLGYNVMPGLRLDLTATQQWAGATNTYESTQLFGIGLSYHPERVAP; via the coding sequence ATGCGAAACATCATCACCACCCTCGCGCTCGTCGCGAGCGCCGCGGCCCCCGCCATCGCGGCCCCCGCCGAGGCACCCCTCTCGGGCAAGGTCCAGGGCCCCGACGGCAAGCCGCTTTCGAGCGTCTTCGTCCAGCAGCAGGGCGCCATCAGCTCGGCCATCACCGACGAGAAGGGCGCCTTCAGCCTCAAGCTCGACCCCAAGGGTCGCCAGGTCCTGGTCTTCACCGCGGTCGGCTTCGTCGGCCAGGAGGTCGCAGCCGACCGCGCCCAGAGCGTGACCCTGCGCCCGGTGCCCGCCTACCGCCCGACCTTCGCCAAGGCTCCGGCCCAGGAAGTTGCCGTCGGCAATGCCATCTTCGACACCCAGGTGGGCCTCGGCTACGCCCTGCGCAACCAGCTGGTCAACACCGGCGGCCGCACCGTCGAGGGCCTGGCCGTGAACGGCCTGGTCGCCGACGCCCGCTACCGCGTGAGCGATGCGGTCTTCGGCGTCTCGGGCTACCGCGTCAAGGCCCCCATCCAGGTCTCGCCGCTCACGACCCAGCCGAACCCGGCGCCGAGCGTCGACCACAGCGAGTGGAGCCTGAGCGCGGGCCACATCGTGCGCGCGGCGGGCATCGACTTCTTGCCGCAGCTCGTCTACAGCAATTCGTTCATCGCCCCGGGCTACGCCACGCCCTGGACCGGCACGCCCATGGACTTCAGCCAGAGCCGCCACGCGCTCGCCCTCGGCCTCGAGGCCGGCAAGCGCTTCGGCGACCTCGAGGTGATCGGTCGCGGCAAGCTGCCGCTGCTGAAATCCGTCACGTCCTCGGCTCCCTACGCCCTTGGCGACGTGACCTGGGGTGACGTGGGGATCCTGCTCGGCTACAACGTCATGCCCGGCCTGCGCCTCGACCTGACGGCGACCCAGCAGTGGGCCGGAGCCACCAACACCTACGAGTCGACCCAGCTCTTCGGGATCGGCCTCAGCTATCACCCTGAGAGGGTCGCGCCATGA